In Dethiosulfovibrio russensis, a single genomic region encodes these proteins:
- the aroF gene encoding 3-deoxy-7-phosphoheptulonate synthase — protein sequence MIVVQMNERSSSLDIARVCDHQERRGMQIRVVPGRRGSTIVCEGHSETDLELKKLPSVKAVSRTNCSYPLASLEVSGPQGPVQIGRGLSIGGGSVAVMAGPCSVESREQLLETARGVASSGASVLRGGAFKPRSNPYSFQGLGSQGIDLLLEAREDTGLPIVTEVMSPEDVEWLAPQVDILQVGTRSMQNFPLLKALGRVDTPVLLKRGMASTVDEWLQAAEYILAGGNSRVILCERGIRSFDKSTRNTLDLSIVPLVKSLTHLPVVVDPSHATGKRHLVAPMSLAALAAGADGLIVEVHSRPEEALCDGPQSLDLPAFDGLMNRISRLMEALEPEESEWGLKVAM from the coding sequence ATGATAGTCGTCCAAATGAACGAACGGAGTTCCAGTCTCGACATAGCCAGGGTCTGCGACCATCAGGAACGCAGAGGGATGCAGATAAGGGTGGTTCCGGGACGCAGAGGCAGCACCATAGTCTGCGAGGGACATTCCGAGACGGACCTGGAGCTTAAAAAACTTCCCTCCGTGAAGGCGGTTTCGCGGACGAACTGCTCCTACCCTCTTGCCAGCCTGGAGGTGTCGGGGCCTCAGGGTCCGGTCCAGATAGGTCGGGGGCTCTCCATCGGCGGCGGCTCCGTGGCGGTCATGGCAGGGCCCTGTTCGGTGGAGAGCCGGGAACAGCTTCTCGAGACCGCCAGAGGCGTGGCGTCCTCCGGGGCCTCGGTGCTCAGGGGAGGGGCCTTCAAGCCCCGTTCGAACCCCTACTCCTTCCAGGGGCTGGGCAGTCAGGGAATAGACCTCCTCCTGGAGGCCAGGGAGGATACAGGGCTTCCCATAGTCACGGAGGTCATGTCGCCGGAGGACGTGGAATGGCTGGCCCCTCAGGTGGACATCCTCCAGGTGGGAACCAGGAGCATGCAGAACTTCCCCTTGCTCAAGGCGTTGGGACGGGTGGACACTCCGGTACTCCTCAAGAGGGGGATGGCTTCCACCGTCGACGAGTGGCTTCAGGCGGCGGAGTACATACTGGCCGGGGGAAACTCCCGGGTGATCCTGTGCGAGAGGGGCATAAGAAGCTTCGACAAGAGCACCAGAAACACCCTGGATCTGAGCATAGTGCCTCTGGTCAAATCGTTGACCCATCTTCCCGTGGTGGTGGACCCGAGCCACGCCACCGGCAAGAGACATCTGGTGGCTCCCATGAGCCTGGCGGCTCTGGCCGCAGGGGCGGACGGTCTCATAGTGGAGGTCCACTCCCGGCCTGAGGAGGCCCTCTGCGACGGCCCCCAGTCGCTGGACCTTCCAGCCTTCGACGGGCTGATGAACCGGATCTCCCGGCTTATGGAGGCTTTGGAACCGGAGGAATCCGAATGGGGCTTGAAGGTCGCCATGTAG
- the aroC gene encoding chorismate synthase, whose protein sequence is MAIRFLTGGESHGRGLVTIVEGLPAGLELPRDLLESELARRRRGWGRGPRMAIERDRLEVWSGLRDGVTTGAPLSICLENTEWESWRGALDPHKVDPEKAEDRRIDCPRPGHSDMVGGIKYGHSDMRNVLERSSARSTAALTLAGTVARALLDRLGVTVRGAVTSIGGVAIEDPLSEEEWTRAETSDLGCPREVDEKVLISRISKAKEEGDSLGGTFLVSLWGMPVGVGSYVEWDRRLDGRLAGAVMSIPAIKGVEIGGGFNLAALPGSLVHDEIAVEDGEIVRLSNRAGGLEGGMTNGQDVLVRAAMKPIPTMRKPLRSVDLARGENTMAHFERSDSCAVPAACVVGEAMVAWVAASALTERFGGDVMADLERRVSELRLETGRDRRE, encoded by the coding sequence ATGGCTATCCGTTTTCTCACAGGAGGCGAGTCCCACGGAAGAGGTCTCGTCACGATAGTAGAGGGACTTCCGGCCGGACTGGAGCTGCCCAGGGATCTGCTGGAGTCCGAGCTGGCCCGAAGACGCAGAGGATGGGGAAGAGGCCCCAGGATGGCCATAGAGAGGGATCGCCTGGAGGTGTGGAGCGGCCTGAGAGATGGAGTGACCACCGGGGCGCCTCTGTCTATCTGTCTGGAGAACACAGAGTGGGAGTCCTGGAGAGGTGCTCTGGATCCCCACAAGGTGGATCCGGAGAAGGCGGAGGACAGGCGGATCGACTGTCCCAGACCGGGGCACTCGGACATGGTCGGAGGTATCAAATACGGACACTCGGACATGAGGAACGTGCTGGAGCGCTCCAGCGCCAGGTCCACCGCCGCCTTGACCCTGGCCGGGACCGTCGCCCGGGCTCTTCTCGATAGGCTCGGGGTAACAGTCAGGGGTGCGGTCACCTCCATCGGTGGGGTCGCCATAGAGGATCCTCTGTCGGAGGAAGAGTGGACCAGGGCGGAGACCTCCGATCTCGGCTGTCCCAGAGAGGTGGACGAGAAAGTCCTGATATCCCGGATCTCCAAGGCTAAGGAGGAGGGAGACTCTTTGGGAGGGACTTTCTTGGTGTCCCTTTGGGGTATGCCCGTAGGGGTCGGGTCCTACGTGGAGTGGGATCGACGTCTGGACGGCAGGCTGGCCGGGGCGGTTATGTCCATACCTGCCATAAAGGGAGTGGAGATAGGCGGAGGGTTCAACCTCGCGGCGCTCCCCGGCAGTCTGGTTCACGACGAGATCGCCGTCGAGGACGGAGAGATAGTCCGCCTATCGAACAGAGCCGGCGGCCTCGAGGGAGGTATGACCAACGGCCAGGACGTTTTGGTGCGGGCGGCGATGAAGCCCATCCCCACCATGAGGAAGCCTCTGAGGTCGGTGGACCTGGCCAGAGGTGAGAATACCATGGCCCATTTCGAGAGGAGCGACAGCTGCGCGGTTCCCGCCGCCTGCGTCGTGGGAGAGGCCATGGTGGCCTGGGTGGCCGCCTCGGCCCTCACGGAAAGGTTCGGAGGAGACGTTATGGCGGACCTGGAGCGGAGGGTCTCGGAACTTCGTCTGGAGACAGGGAGGGATCGTCGTGAGTAG
- the aroA gene encoding 3-phosphoshikimate 1-carboxyvinyltransferase: MTRSINGTVEVPGDKSISHRVGILGALSSRGIEVTNFSSGADCASTLDCVERLGCSVERQGDRVKVARGEGIAEASRTLDAGNSGTTARLLCGLLAGVPGTFSVLTGDDSLQRRPMSRIVDPLRVLGARIDGRDGGKRLPLSIRGTRLTGGQYVLPMASAQVKSALLLAGLSAQGSVTVVEPLSTRDHTEIMLEHLGVPIRRDGDSVTVYPFDDLPGGSWRVPGDFSSAAFWIVAAAICSDSSVRLSGVGLNPTRTGLLEVLRSMGLDCSVENESAQGGEPVGDLIVRSSSLSSVSVGSDMVPSMVDELPVLAVAATQAEGTTEIRGAGELRVKECDRIAAVAEGLRAMGADITEHDDGWTIPGSQRLRGATVDSRGDHRIAMAMAVAGLAADGPVKILGSDCVSISYPEFFSQLEELSEDLVPTRG; this comes from the coding sequence ATGACTCGATCCATAAACGGCACGGTAGAGGTGCCTGGAGATAAATCCATATCCCACAGGGTGGGTATCCTCGGAGCTCTGTCCAGCCGGGGAATAGAGGTGACCAACTTCTCTTCCGGAGCGGACTGCGCCAGCACTCTGGACTGCGTGGAGAGGTTGGGCTGCTCGGTTGAACGCCAGGGAGACAGGGTCAAGGTCGCCAGAGGAGAGGGCATAGCCGAGGCGTCCCGCACGCTGGACGCAGGAAACTCCGGCACCACGGCCAGATTGCTCTGCGGACTGCTGGCCGGGGTCCCCGGAACCTTCTCGGTGCTCACCGGCGACGACAGCCTGCAACGTCGTCCCATGAGCAGAATCGTAGATCCCCTAAGGGTTCTGGGGGCGAGGATAGACGGCCGGGACGGAGGCAAGAGGCTCCCCCTTTCCATAAGGGGAACCAGGCTGACCGGAGGCCAGTACGTCCTGCCGATGGCGAGCGCCCAGGTCAAGAGCGCCCTGTTGCTGGCGGGACTCTCAGCCCAGGGCAGCGTGACGGTCGTGGAGCCCCTGTCGACCAGGGACCACACGGAGATAATGCTGGAGCATCTGGGGGTTCCCATAAGGCGGGACGGGGACTCGGTCACGGTGTATCCCTTCGACGACCTTCCCGGAGGATCCTGGAGGGTGCCGGGAGACTTCTCCTCAGCGGCCTTCTGGATCGTCGCGGCCGCGATATGCTCCGACTCGTCGGTCCGGCTCTCCGGAGTGGGACTGAACCCCACCAGGACGGGGTTGTTGGAGGTCCTTAGGTCCATGGGGCTGGACTGTTCTGTCGAGAACGAGAGCGCCCAGGGAGGCGAGCCGGTCGGGGACCTGATCGTCAGAAGCTCCTCTCTTAGCTCCGTATCGGTAGGGTCCGACATGGTCCCGTCCATGGTCGACGAGCTGCCCGTTTTGGCAGTGGCAGCCACCCAGGCGGAGGGAACCACCGAGATAAGAGGAGCGGGAGAGCTCAGGGTAAAGGAGTGCGACCGCATAGCCGCAGTGGCCGAGGGACTGAGGGCCATGGGAGCGGATATAACCGAGCACGACGACGGCTGGACCATCCCGGGATCCCAGAGGCTCAGGGGAGCCACCGTGGACAGCAGAGGGGACCACCGTATCGCCATGGCCATGGCCGTGGCGGGACTGGCGGCGGACGGACCTGTGAAGATACTGGGTTCCGACTGCGTCTCCATCTCCTACCCCGAGTTCTTCTCCCAGTTGGAGGAACTCTCCGAAGACCTCGTGCCGACGAGAGGCTGA
- a CDS encoding prephenate dehydrogenase yields the protein MGLEGRHVGIVGLGLMGGSLAGRLTSWGRCASVAAWDRDSSALDLGESMGLFSYRAPSLERLTARSEVLILAVPVELMVPVSLSAAPFGDGLEAVLDLSSVRGDLHRTLGRIWGKRHLGFHPMAGKEIGGGANASPDLVEGATIALVPGSDVDEKAVSLAEEMAALLGASTLCMDPDEHDETVAWISHLPMVLASALALGAGEAMERLPGISKMAAGGFRDTSRVASGPSWLTASVLEHNEKLVPAIRRTVKILEAFIDASPEEALRGAARAARYREAVLAGPSKEETR from the coding sequence ATGGGGCTTGAAGGTCGCCATGTAGGGATCGTCGGACTGGGACTTATGGGGGGCTCCCTGGCAGGGAGGCTGACGTCCTGGGGGCGGTGCGCCTCGGTTGCCGCCTGGGATAGAGATTCCTCCGCCCTGGACCTGGGAGAGTCCATGGGACTCTTCTCCTACAGGGCCCCCTCGCTGGAGAGGCTGACGGCACGATCCGAAGTCCTGATTCTGGCGGTCCCGGTGGAACTCATGGTTCCCGTCTCCCTGTCGGCGGCGCCCTTCGGCGACGGACTGGAGGCGGTGTTGGATCTCTCCAGCGTGAGGGGAGACCTTCATCGGACCCTGGGGCGTATATGGGGAAAAAGGCACCTTGGCTTTCACCCGATGGCCGGCAAGGAGATCGGAGGGGGGGCCAACGCCTCGCCGGACCTGGTGGAGGGGGCGACGATCGCCCTCGTTCCGGGATCCGACGTCGATGAGAAGGCGGTGTCTCTGGCGGAGGAGATGGCGGCGCTCCTCGGGGCTTCGACCCTATGCATGGATCCAGACGAGCACGACGAGACAGTTGCCTGGATCAGCCATCTTCCCATGGTTCTGGCTTCGGCACTGGCTCTCGGAGCCGGAGAGGCCATGGAGCGGCTTCCCGGGATCTCGAAGATGGCTGCGGGAGGCTTCAGGGACACGTCCCGGGTGGCGTCCGGACCTTCCTGGCTGACGGCCTCGGTCCTGGAACACAACGAAAAACTGGTGCCGGCTATTCGTCGTACCGTGAAGATTTTGGAGGCCTTTATCGACGCATCTCCCGAGGAAGCTCTTCGAGGGGCGGCTCGAGCGGCCCGATACAGGGAAGCCGTTTTGGCTGGCCCGTCTAAGGAGGAAACGAGATGA